The following nucleotide sequence is from Pogoniulus pusillus isolate bPogPus1 chromosome 41, bPogPus1.pri, whole genome shotgun sequence.
CTCACGGGTTCCGCACCCCCCGGGGCCAGAGCGACTTCCGCGCCGCCAGCGGAAATAGCGGCTCCTGGGGCGCTCTAGGCGGCGGGGCGGAGCGGTCTCGGTGGTGGTGGGGGCCGCTCTGGGCGGCGGGGCGGAGCGGTCTCGGTGGTGGTGGGGCCGCTCTGGGCGGCGGGGCGGAGCAGTCTCGGTCTCGGTGGTGGTGGGGGCCGCTCTGGGCGGCGGGGCGGAGCGGTCTCGGTGGTGGTGGGGGCCGCTCTGGGCGGCGGGGCGGAGCGGTGGCGGTGGCGGGGCGGGGTCGCGCACTCGgtgcggggcggcggcggcgggacgGGCCGGAGCCGCGATGGAGAAGCCGCGGCGGGCGGTGGTGGTGACGGGTACGGGGCGGCGGGACAGGCCGGGGGTAACTCGGGGAGCCTGGACAGGGCCAGAGGGGAcggtgcggggggggggggggtcccgaGGGGAAGCAGTGAGGAGGCAAAtgaggggggctgggggagcagaCGAGGGACCCCTTCTCTGAAGTGAACGAGGAGGGGTGGATGGGCCAGAGCTGGAGGGAGGAAGATGAGGACCTCTTCCCTGAGGTGGGTGAGGGGGAATTTGTCGGAGACCCCTTCCCTGTAGTGAGGGGTGTGCGGCtcggaggtggggagggggagacgAGGGTCTCCTTCCCGAGATGAGCAAGCAGCGGTGGAGGGTCCGAAGCTGGGGGGTTGATGCTGTCGCACCAGGGAGTGACTAAAGAAGGGCTGAATGGGGGGGGCTGTACTCTGGGGGACTGTTTGAAGGGGCAGCCCCCTCTCGGGGGTGATAAATGGGCGCCCTGGGAACGGAGGGCAAGGGTGTGGGGGGCTTTGAGGGACAAGAAGGGGAGGCTACTGTGGGTGAGGGGTACCGGCAGCTGCGGAAGTCTGTTGTTTGGTGAGGGGGGGACACTGAGATCCCCCTCGGCCATCCCCGATCCTCCCCAGGGGTTGGCTGGAGAAAGAAGGGAACCGAACTTCCCAAGGAGCAGGAAGAGCAGTCAGGGCATGGAATGAGGGCTGCCTGCTCGCTGCCTGCtcgctgcctgctctctgcctgctctctgcctaCCCCACCCCAAGCTCCCGAGGTGTGCGAGGTGCCACGAAAACCACCCCacgcagcagggcaggagcgcCGGAGGGGAAGAATGAGCGAGGGAATGAAAGGCCCCGGTGCGGCAGCGAGAGCTCGTCAGGCTGCTGTCCCCCGGGTACAAAGAGCAGCTTGATTTGTGGGGAAGGCAGCGCTGTGACAAATGGGGAACTCGGCGAAACTATTCAGGGCTCCCCTCGGCAGCTGAAGTCGGGGCCGGCTGAATAGCGAGCGCGGGGGCGAGGGGCTCGCTGCCGGCGAGGCGCTGGAGCGGCGTTAATTGAGGCaagtgcctgtgctgggagcaggggaagCAGGTGGCAGATTCTGGCTCTCCCAAACCCGAGAGCGGCCACACTTGGCCGTGACTAAACAGGAAACTGGCGTCAGTGGAGGCTCTGCTCCTCGCggctctcccctctccttcctcccgtGTTCggggctggctgtggctggaaggCTTTGGGGATGTGCTCAGGTGCTTGGCTTTGCTGTTCTGCGGCGGATGTCAGGCTCGGCTCGCTTGGGAAGGGGCCGTGGTGCTGTGTCCCTGCTCAGCTGGGATTATGTGTGCACAGTTTCTTTTTTAGCACTATTTAAGGAGCTAATCCCATAAAGGTCTTGGCAGCTAATGAGCCTAGGAGGGCCCTGGTGTGGGCACGGATGGGCTCCCGGGCATGCTCGGTGGgtttgatgctgctgctgaagttgcTTATCTTCTGTTTAGGAGATAGCAGGACTGATTTCAAGAGGAGATGAGTCAGAGGAGTGAGTGCCCACAGCAGTGTTTGTGTCAGTTTGTGTTTGGCCTGAGGAGAGGGCAGCCTTGGATGCATGGGCACCTGTAGGAGCTCAGCCTTCCCGTGGCTGAGCTGTCCCCAAGGAACAAGTAGGGTTTGTTTCTCCTTCGGGCatggaaccaagcaggttgtGATTGCTGGTAGGACATCCCTGGCCTACAGAGCCATCTGAGAAAGCAtttgatgattggacttgatcctcCCTTCTGCAGCCATGCCTCCACACTggagggctgctggcaggagggcacagctgggctgtgatTTTGAGACCACCTCTGGAAGGTTTATTCCGAGGGGATAGTGATGGAGGTTAAATTGTGAGGGCTCCATCAGCGTGGCCCAGCCCATGCCTGTGGCTCCTTGCATCCTTGTGTGCAGAGTAACCTCAGACTGGctggtggggagcagagaggctgtttCCATTAAGGTGTCAGATAATATTTGTAGGCCCTTGCAAAGCCTTTCACCAGTTAGATGAAAATTTATGTCCCCTAATTGCATCAGGCTCAGGGGGTAGCAGTGACATTTTAAATTAAAGCATATTGACATCCTGGCCAGACAAATGGGCCAAGCTTTGTGTGCTTGCTCAGGAAAGATGTTATGGATTACTGCTTAACTCCAGGTTACTCATTAGGAGATGTGGACCCGGGGAGTAAGGAGCCTTGATAATGCTGGCACAACCTTTGCTGCTTGGCCCAGCCATCTCAGCACCACAGTCCTCACTCCAAGGAGCACgtggaagggctggagcagggccagagaagggcaacaaagctgaggaagagtcTGAGgaatagggctggggaggagcagttgagtgagctggaggagaggaggctgaggggagagctctttgctctctacagctctttgaaaggaggctggagccaggtgggggctgggctcttctagCAAGAAGCAGGTGGTAGAAGGAGAAGATAGAAGTTGctccaggggagctttaggttggatatcaggagaaacttcttcactggaagggttctcaactgctggcacaggctgcccagggaggtggctgaatccctacCCCTAGCGGTGTctcagaggtgtggtgctgggggccatgggttagccccagcctgggcagttaGGAAATGGTGGGACTGGATGCTATGAAAGAGTTTCTCTGACCAAAACAGCTCAAGGGCTCTGTTTATTTCCTCATAAAGCATCACTGATCCCATCAGAGACCTGGGTGAGGAcctgagcagagaagaaatattTGAGAAGGGCTTGTCCACATCCTCTGTGGTCTAACCCGAGTGGAACTGAAAACCCAGGGGTGATTCTCATTGCAGGGCATCACTCAGCTCACCTCCTAGTGACAAGTGCTCATAACCtggacaggaagggggaaatGGTGTctgggtgggggtggtggggaCGAGTTTCTGCAGGGGCAAAGAGTTTGTGTGGGCAAAGAAGAAACTCTGCTGAGGCAAGCTCCGCAGAAGGGCAGAGCTCAAAGGCTGCTGCGAGCGGCTCTGATTTACCGCTTGGATGCAAAGCAAGCAGGGGTTGGGCAGGAGCAGTTGGTTGTCCTGCAGGACATGCACCCCAGGAAGGTGCAGAGGTCTCAGAGCTGgatgcccaggcagggcagtgaggatgACTTCAGCCCGGGTTTGTGCTTGCCTTGCAGGGTTCGGCCCCTTCGGGGAGCACGCCGTCAACGCCAGCTGGATCGCGGTGCAGGTAAGGCCACGGCTCGGGGCGAAACAGAGCCCTGCTGATAACCtgtcagagcccagcccaggctgcagctccttcaCAACTGACACTGAGTTCATGTCTCTGAGGTGAGGAAGGAATTTGTAGGCCAAGGCCTTAGATCTGAAGGATGTTAAAGGGGGCAGGGAGCgtggaatctgctggagagaattcaGAGTAAATAAACCAACCCAGGAGCGTTCTTCTGCTTTCCCCTCAGCTCTAGGTTGAACCTGGGTCTGTTGGTTAACCTTCAAGCCCAGCCTGTAATGAGTAGCTGGGTGGACTCGAGTGCACTGCAGAGCCATCCAGCGTGGCTCTGAGCATCAGGACTCTGGactccaaagcaaagcagctaccACTGTCCCCTTCCCCCACTTTAGCTCCTTTGGCAGTGGGTGAAGCAGAGGGCACAAGGGGCTCAGGCTGTGTCTTTGgcttcagagaagcagcagcaggtgaagcAGGACCTTGCAGGGGACAAGAGTGCTCGAAGAGCTGGGCCAGGTGACCTCCAGAAGTCTCTTTCAACtcaaaacattctgtggttcagcAGGTCCCCAGGCAGATCAAGCCTCTGCCACTTGTAGCTATGCCTCTGCACCAGCCTGTGTGTGGGAccctgagaggaggaggagagctcaGAGTCCTGCTGCGTGCTCAGCTGAACCGAGGGCTTAGGGCTGCTTGCTGTAGAAACATCAGCTGGGGGCAGCCACAttgtcctgcctgctgctccctgattTGTCACCTCTGACAAAGCCCCTGGGAATTCCAAGGTACCTTTTAGTACAGTTGCCCAGGGAATtcaatctattttttttcccctaacacatctctctccccttcagAGCTCTGAGATTAATCTCTTCTGTAGAATGCTTTTAAATTAAATCACAAACTGTAATCAATTACAGCCAGCTAATGTCCAGatgtctgagctgctgcttgggaGGTGAAGATGAAACCTTTGCCTTCAAGAGCCATTTGGAAATGACTCTATTTGAGTGAGGGTTTGCACAGGTTAAGCTTGAGGGGGAACAAGCACATTGTGGGTGTGGAATAGAAGCCCTGAGTGGGTCTGGGTTGTTGTCACCCCTGCAACGTCAGCTGCTGTAAACAACTTTTCTCCTAGAGGAGGTGGacaaaaggaggttgtggttcgggggcaggagcaggagcagtggtggTTGTTCTGCTGGTGCTTCCAAAACAAACTCACGGTGAGGTGTGAAATGCCTTGGGACTCCactcagcctggcagctggaggCACCGAGGGCTGCGAGGCGAAATCATCACCTGCGCTTTAAATCCTCTCTGGGGAGGATGTTTGGAGGGTACAAACTGAgaactgctgggctggagcgcAGCTTCCTGCTCCTGTCCTGTTGAACAGCCCCTGCTGGCTTtcaggctgagctgtgaggcagcagggagggtcTGCCTCAGCCCCTCAGCCCCGAACAAAAAGGAACAGCGTGGCCGGGGGGGAGCAGGCATTGTGCAGCGCTCAGACGGGGCCCGCACGGAGCGGAGTGGACACAAAGGGGTTGTCTGGGCCCGGGGTCCCCGGCGGTGTGAGCTGCATTTTAATAGAAGAAAAATCAATTAAACAATCTTGGTAAATCCTTCCTAGCTTCAGGGCTAAGCTACTTCTGCTTTATTACATCTTTTATTATCCTACATCCCGAGGAGAAaattctctgctttgctttccactcctctttttggttttatttggctTCTCCCACAGGACATGGCTCTGGGGTGGCTTTTCCCTCGGACTGCAGTGAGTGCTTTGAAAGCTAAATGATTTTTACACATCCTACCTCCAAAGAGGGCTGGGAGCAGTCAGTGTGCAGATGAGCTCTTTGGAGATGCTTACAGGGAAGAGGTTTCCTGCGAACTCAGAGGGAGCAATAActtctgcctgctctccctgccGAGGCTTGCAGTGAGAAgtgttctctgctgctctggattTGCTTTTCCGTGTTTGAGATTTTACTCGAGGATTTTTTCAGCTGCAAATCTCTCTCGGGAGGGACTTTTCTCTCAAGGAGAAGCTACTGAAAGGGGCTCAGGGCATGTTCTGGCCTCCCTGCTGTGAGTTGGGTGTAGACACAGGTGTGCCCTGTGGAGTGTGAAGCTGCTGAGCTCTTGCCTTCATCCCCCCTGAAAAGCTTctggctgagctggaggaggaggaggagagaggtcAGAGTGGGTTTTGACATTGCTAAGGACAATTGCTGTCAGGGTGTCTAGACAGACCTGATAAGGATATTAAAGGCTGACAAAGGAGACCATTGTGGAGGGGTCAGGGAATCGGTCAGGCACGTTCGTTTGTCTGTGTTTGTCAGGTACACAAGGCTGGGGGCAAGAAGTTGTCTGGGGGCCAGCCTACGTCTTTATTATTGACTGGAAGGAGGTGTTTGGTTAAAAGCCAGTTGGGAATTTGTCCAGGCCGAGGTTTAAGGTACCTGCATGAGCAGAAGGTGACTGCCAGcgaggtgctgcagctcctgcaccccGCGGGGCCTCcctcgctggggctgctcatgccttgcagctgctgaagcTTCCCTCGGAGTCCTCCCTGGGGGCTGTTCCACACTGCCCAGCCAGGGGCCGGTGAGTTTCTGCCGATGAACGCTCTGGAGGTCGTCCCGGGGAGGCTGACTTGTGCGGGGAGCAGGCTGGTTTGTGAAGTGCTTATGAacagagcccaggctgtggggctgctttGGAGGGGGATGTGTGTCGAGGAGATGTGAGGAGCCAGCACTTAGCATCCATCTCTGGTGCTGGCTGTCTGTGTGTGCCAGACACTGATCAATACAGCAGCTTTAATATCAGCCTTGCCCTCCCAGCCACAGTGATTTATCATGGTTGTTGTTCGTACCTGCTGGGCTCTGAGGCTCTTGCCTttgctggagcaaaggaggcagagaggagacctTGTCCtcaacaactccctgaaaggagcttggaagCAGGTGAGgattgacctcttctcccaagcagcaagtggcaggatgagaggaaacaaaCTCAGGATGTACCAGGAaaagtttaggttgggcatgaagaacaatttcttccccaagagAGTCATCAAggcctgacccaggctgccTAGGttagtggagtctccatccctggagaggcttaaaagccatggagataTGGTGCTGAAAGCCAGGTTtaatggtgacctggcagtgttgggttaatgcttgcccttggtgatcttaaagggcttttccagcctgggcaATTCCACAAGGAGTATTTGCTGATACACAGAGGCAGATACCAGAGTGCTGTTGCCTCACCCTCAGCTGGAAGCAGATGAGAATTtgttctcctgcagcccagctatCCTCAGGTTGACAGAATCCTCCCAGTCCTGCTTTCCCTGCTCCATTTAGCTCTCTCAGGAGGTGACTTTGTTGCACCTCTATCAGTAATGCTTCCAAGCTCTCTGCCCGTGGGTTCTGCTGCTAACTGTTGGCAGTTAAAGGTCGGTTTCTTTGTTGCTGCACATCAGAGCACAACAAACCATTGCTGTGGTGAGGACTGTTAATGCAGGTGGAGAGATCCCTTTGTAGCTCCCTGGTGTGTTGGGGTTTTGCTGCTCTGGGGTTATGCAGCCTGTGGTACCTGGGGTTAGTCTCTTACAGCAGACTCACTGCCACAAAACCTTCCCAGAAGCACTTCCTCTGCTGAGCTTGTACCTGACCATCTCAGTTTTGTTCCTCTGCTTGTGTTCTCAGGAGCTGGAGAAGCTTGGGCTGGGAGATGATGTGGATCTGCATGTCTATGAGGTCCCAGTGGAGTACCAGACAGTGCAGAGGctcatccctgctctgtggaagAAGCACAGCCCACAGGTGAGGGAgtgcagggaggagaaaggacACAGCCAAGAGCTGGAGTCTGTCACGCTCACGTCGTGCAGAGCCTCACTTCTGGTGTGtgctcagcctggcagtgcctggctgcagctttccCCATCTCGAAGTGAAAACAAATGAATTTGCAGCAGTTtgcagctgggggtggggagctcCAATTACTGGGAGCAGCCGGTGTGAAGAGGCCGCTGCAGAGGGCTGTCTAgacagctggcagccaggctgtgccacctGGGCTCTGCTACCAACCTGCCAACAGTCAGCTCTACCCTCAAAACGATAATttaggctggggggggggtgttgaaCCAAGAActgttctgggctgcatccacaAGTTCATTGCTGAAACAACTTTTTGGACAAAACCTTGTCCGTGTGGATCCAGAGATGTTCAGCTGAAAGCTGCACTCCAACCTCTTCCCACTGGGAAGCAGGAGGGATTGGCTGAAAAGTAGGAATTTGTGGGTGTTTTGGATCCTTTCTTTGTGTGCCCCCTCACAGTGGGAGGGTGCAAAgtgctgctctggtgtgagctTCCCCAGCAGTTCTCAGCCCCTGTAGCAGCTGCATCAGCCttgagctgggagcagcaggctgctgctttcccaccACCACATTGTCACAGGaacacccaggctggcaaagcccctcaggatcaccaagtccaacctataaccctaccctacaagattcaccttaaaccatatccctaagcaccacatccaaaccagccttaaacacacctagggttggtgactccaccacctccctggacagctcattccagtccctgaccacactctctgtgaaaaacctttTGGTTGCCCtgagctgttttgttttctcttgcagCTGGTGGTCCATGTGGGTGTTTCAGGTATGGCTACAACTGTCACcctggagaagtgtggccacaACGTGGGCTACAAGGGCCTGGACAACTGCCGCTTCTGCCCGGGCTCGCAGTGCTGCGTGGAGGGCGGCCCAGAGTGCATCGACTCCATCATTGACATGGACACAGTCTGCAGGAGGGtctcagccctggggctggatgTCACAGTCACCATCTCCAAGGATGCTGGCAGGTATGGGAGCAgagaccacctggacagatgggcagagcccaagggggtggcgttcaatagctccaagtgcagggtgctgcactttggccacagcaaccccatgcagagatacaggctggggtcagagtggctgagagcagccagacagagagggatctgggggtgctggttgatacctgcctgaacatgagccagcagtgtgcccaggtggccaagagagccagtggcatcctggcctgcatcaggaatggtgtggtcagcaggagcagggaggtcattctgcccctgtactctgcactggttagaccacaccttgagtactgtgttcagttctgggccccccagtttaggagggacattgagatgcttgagcatgtccagagaagggcaacgaggctggggagaggccttgagcacagccctacgaggagaggctgagggagctgggattggttagcctggagaagaggaggcccagggcagaccttattgctgtctacagctacctgaggggaggttgtggccaggaggaggttgctctcttctctcaggtggccagcaccagaacaagaggacacagcctcaggctgtgccaggggaaatttaggctggaggtgaggagaaagttcttccctgagagagtcattgggcactggaatgggctgcccggggaggtggtggagtcgccgtccctggagctgttcaaggcaggactggacgtggcacttggtgccatggtctggccttgagctctgtgctaaagggttggacttgatgagctgtgaggtctcttccaaccttggtgatactgtgacgctgtgatccTCATTGCtgcaggccacacctgcagtgctgggtctgggCTCCGCAGTTGGAGCTGCCAGGTCGCTGCCACagcacatccctcagcatcatGTTTCTATGCCATGTtcaatctctccagggatggggattccacctcACCTCTGGGTAGCCTCTTCTAGGGCTTGACAAGCCTTTTGGGGAGGACAGGCTGctagagttggggcttttcagcctggagaagggaaggcttcaaggagactttggtgtagccttccagtatgtgaaggagactagaggaaggctggggagggactattgacaaggtctggtaatgacaagGTGACGAgcaataggtttaaactggcagaggggagatttaaactggatgttaggaagaagttccttccggtgaggg
It contains:
- the PGPEP1 gene encoding LOW QUALITY PROTEIN: pyroglutamyl-peptidase 1 (The sequence of the model RefSeq protein was modified relative to this genomic sequence to represent the inferred CDS: deleted 1 base in 1 codon); this encodes MEKPRRAVVVTGFGPFGEHAVNASWIAVQELEKLGLGDDVDLHVYEVPVEYQTVQRLIPALWKKHSPQLVVHVGVSGMATTVTLEKCGHNVGYKGLDNCRFCPGSQCCVEGGPECIDSIIDMDTVCRRVSALGLDVTVTISKDAGRYLCDFTYYTSLYQSRGRSAFVHVPPLGKPYSAQQLGRALQAIIEEMLDVLEHSEDKINCQHEH